GACCGGCGACGGCGATCTGCCGTTCATGGTGATGGAGGGCGCCGTCGGCCGGTGCTGGGACCACATGATCGAGGACGGCAGCATCACCACCCTGCCGGCGATGCTCGGCATTGCGATCCAGACGGCCGCCGGGCTGGCGTGGCTGCACGGGCAAGACCGCCTGCACTACAACTTCAAGCCCGCCAGCGTGCTGATCTGCGAGTCCGGGCTCGTGAAGGTATGGAAGTTCGGCGAGCGCAGTGCCATGACCAAGGCCTATGCCGCCCCCGAGCAGATGGCGGGCAGGCAGTTGACCGAGGCGTGCGACGTCTGGTGCTGGGCAACCAGCGTGCTGCACATGTTCATGGGGAAGGTCGCATGGCGTTCGGGGCCCATGGCGCCGGCCGCCCTGCAGCGTTACCGGAGCGACGGCCCCGCACGGTCCGGCATCGCTCTGATGCCGGGGACACTGATGGAAACGTTGGAGATGTGTCTGGTCGAGGACCCCCTCGAGCGCAGCATCCGCATGGAAGAGGTCCGGGAGATGGCCGAGGGTGTG
The Candidatus Brocadiaceae bacterium genome window above contains:
- a CDS encoding protein kinase translates to MGESTPDNSGPWRPDLLLGSRFRLGRCVRHSGTCDLWQAQDVFRQTPQLLLRPSLAAMKRGNWLTWFEEFCAQTFSVPPHRNLLVAERMTGDGDLPFMVMEGAVGRCWDHMIEDGSITTLPAMLGIAIQTAAGLAWLHGQDRLHYNFKPASVLICESGLVKVWKFGERSAMTKAYAAPEQMAGRQLTEACDVWCWATSVLHMFMGKVAWRSGPMAPAALQRYRSDGPARSGIALMPGTLMETLEMCLVEDPLERSIRMEEVREMAEGVYELAIGRGYTPPPPPQKNAASGTGDRG